The stretch of DNA GCGGTCGATACAACTGGCGCAGGCGACGCTTTTAACGGCGGATTTGCGCATGCCATCACCAGCGGTATGAATATCGAAGAAGCCGTTCAATTTGGACAGGCTGCTGCGGCTCTTTCTGTTACGAAAGCAGGCACTGCTGTGTCTATGCCATCTAGTAAAGAAATAAAAGCGTTTTTAAAGACGGTGTTTTAGGGAATACAAACAAAAAAGGAGGGTTCTGTATGGGTTTTTTAAGCAAGCTTTTTGGCGGTAAAGAAGAAGGCAATACAGCACAAAATACGGGTGAAATCATTCTTGTCTCTCCGATGAGCGGGGATGTGATCAGTTTGGAAGAAGTACCAGACCCGGTATTCTCACAAAAAATGATGGGTGACGGCATAGCGGTGAATCCATCGGAAGGAAAAGTAGTGGCGCCGGCTGACGCAAAAGTACTGAATGTGTTTCCGACAAAGCATGCAATTGGCCTGGAAACAGCAGGAGGCCTCGAGCTTCTTATTCATGTTGGGCTTGATACGGTTAACATGAAAGGTGAAGGGTTCGATGTAAAAGTGTCGGAAGGAGACCAAGTAAAGAAGGGGGATGTGCTGCTTACATACAGCCTGGAACTCGTTCGTGAAAAAGCAGCGAGCACCATCACCCCGCTGATCATCTCCAATGGAGATCTTGTAAAGCAAATGGAAAAGCATGAACATGTAAAAGCCGTCGCCGGCGAAACGCCTGTGATGACGGTCAAGATAAAATAAAAAGGAAGCCCTTGTATATGGGGCTTCCTTTTTGCATGCATGCAGTCTAAGCATTTAAAAGGAGCAGACCGCGTCATGAGCAAGCCAGTGCCTTTAAAAATGAGTGCGGCCAGCATAATAAAATAAACAATGGCTAAAGCAGAAATGAAGATCAAAGCACGAAGAAAACCATTAACAATGGGCGCAGAGACACCGATCATTGTAGAAAGAATGACGAATAACATAAACGCATATTTTAAGTAAAGTGAGTGGTATCGCTAAAAATGGATTTTGCACGGACAAAGGAGCGTAAAAGCATCATTGCTGTGCAGACAGCCAAAGAAAGCGTCTGCCTCCGAGCCCAAACTGATTTATTTAAGCCTGGCCTTGAGCGTTTTCGCCAACAGCGCCATCTCCCTCAGATTGCTGCTTGTTTAAAATGTGGCCGGCGAGCGCATATAACACAATAGTTGAAGACAAATGAGCAGAAAGCTGTGAAGGGTCTTGCTGTGGGTATACTTCTACAAAATCCATGCCGGCAATGCCCTGTTTGGCAATTTCATGAACAAGCGTTAACAATTCATAGGATGTCAGCCCGTTTCCATCAACCGGACCGCCTGGATTAAACGCATAATCCAGAACATCGCTGCAAATGCTCAAATAAACACAGTCCACTTCTCTAGATGCAAGCTCATGCAGACGGCGTGCCAGTGCCCTTAAGTCTGGATGCTCCCGAATATCGTTAATCGTAATGGTGAGGGCCCCTGCATCGCGGGCATTCCGGCCGCTTTCAGGCTTGTTGCGGGGACCGTGAATACCGGTATGAATGATGCTTTCGTTTCGTACACCTTCCTGTTCATACAGCCGCATAAACGGACTGCACCGTGCATATGGATCGCCTTCATGAGACGGCAGGTTATCATAATGGGCGTCTAAATGAATAATGCCTACTTTTTTTCCTTGATTCGTCAGGGACCGTACAATTGGAAATGTGACGCCATGATCACCGCCAAGCCCGATTAAAAACTTGCCGCTTTTCCATAGCGGATCGGTAAACTGCGTGATCCGGTTCATCGTTTCTTCTACATCGGCTGGTACAACATCTACATCTCCTATATCTCCGAGCTTCACATGTTCAAACACATCTATATGATCAAGTTCAGGCAAATAGCCGCTATAGCGGCCCGAACTTAACCGCATTACTTTTGGCCCAAGTTCACACCCCGTGTAATCGCCCCATGTTACAGCGCCTTCCCACGGCACGCCGTACACAACAGCGTCAACTTCACCCAAAAGGTTTTTAGCTGTTAAATTTTGTGACCCTAAAAAACAAGGCGTATTTCCGTAAATGGTCTCACTCATCCAAACAGTCCTTTCTCCATAAGATCTGGTTTTTCTTTTCCCTAACACGGCGGAAGAAAACCGGTAATTTGGAATAAAGCAGTGGTAAAATAGAACAGGGGTGATAAGGTGAAGCAGTTATTCGATATTTTTCTAACCTTTTTTAAGCTGTCACCCATTACATTTGGCGGCGGTTACGCTTTGATTCCAGTAATTCAACGGGAAATTTTAGAAGAAACTTGCCGGCATGGCTTTTATTCATAAATACAATGCAGCGGTTAAAAAAACCGGGCAGACAGCAGGAAAAGGAGAATCTGGCTGTCTGCCCGGTTTTTTTAATGTAAAAAGACCATATCATTTCCTTGCTCAAACCGATCATGGTACTTTAAAAGGAGAGAGCTAGATGCAGCGGAAGGAAGGTTTTTTATGGAAATTGGAATCAGCACATTTGTTGAAACCACACCGGATGTGGAGACAGGCAGTGTCATCAGTCACGCTGAGCGGCTGCGCCAGGTAGTAGAGGAAATTGTGTTAGCCGATCAGGTCGGTCTTGATGTGTTTGGTGTAGGGGAACATCATCGTGAAGATTACGCGGCGTCTTCTCCGGCTGTGGTCCTGGCTGCAGCGGCACCCCAGACCCAAAAAATCCGGCTGACGAGTGCGGTGACGGTGTTGTCTTCGGCCGATCCGGTACGCGTATTTCAGGACTTTGCTACGCTTGACGCCCTGTCAAACGGACGGGCAGAAATTATGGCCGGGCGGGGGTCATTTATTGAGTCTTTTCCTTTGTTTGGATATGATTTAAAGGATTACAACGAACTATTTGATGAAAAGCTGGATCTGCTGCTGAACATTCGGAGTGCTGAAAAAGTAACGTGGCAGGGAAAACACCGGCCGGCGATTCAAAATCTCGGCATATACCCGCGCCCGGTGCAAAACCCGCTTCCAGTCTGGATCGGCAGCGGCGGCAATTCTGAATCGGTCGTTCGCGCCGGGCTTCTCGGCCTGCCGCTTGTGCTCGCCATTATCGGCGGCAGCCCGGTTCAATTTGCTCCGCTTGTAGAGCTGTATAAAAAGGCGGCGGTGCATGCCGGGCATGATCCGGCTGTTCTGCCAGTAGCGTCGCATTCGCACGGCTTTTTAGCCCAAAGCACAAAGGAGGCGGCTGATTTATTTTTCCCGTCTACACAGGCAGCGATGAATAAACTGGGCAGGGAGCGCGGATGGGGGCCATACAATCGGGCAAGCTTTGATGCCGCCCGCAGCTTTGAGGGTGCTTTGTATGTAGGAGATCCGAAAACAGTCGCCCAAAAAATCATTCATCTTCGCAAAAAAGTCGGAATTACCCGCTTTATGCTGCATGTTCCGGTTGGCACAATGCCGCATGATTTAGTAATGAATGCGATCGAACTGCTTGGCAGAGAAGTGGCGCCGGTTGTACGTGAAGAAATCGCTCAATGGGAAGCGGATGGGCAGCCGCAATAAGGAAAGGAGCCTTGAAATGATTGTTCTCGAAAATGAACTGCTGACCGTGCACATTTCTCCATCTGGAGCGGAAGTGCGGAAGGTGTTTCACAAAAAAACAGGTCTGGATTATATGTGGAGCGGAGACAGCCAGTATTGGGGACGTGTGTCACCGGTTCTGTTTCCAATTGTCGGCCGTCTGAAACGAGACCGGTATGCGCTTGATAGCAGATCTTACAGAATGCCGCAGCATGGTTTTCTGCGGGATGTGGAGTTTACCGTGCAGGATCAGGAAAAAGAGTATGCGGCTTTTTGTTTTGACCCGCTTGATTCATTTTTAGATATTTACCCGTTTCGATTTCAAGTGGTGATTTATTACACGTTAAAAGAGGACTCTTTAAATGTCCGCTGGGAAATTAAAAACGAGCATCAAGAAAAGATGTATTTCTCGATCGGGGCCCACCCAGCTTTTAACGTACCGCTTCAAGCGGAAGAAAAAGCGGAAGACTATACTTTGAATTTTACACCGGCCGCAGGCAGACAGGTAACGCAATATGAGCTGGTAAATTCAATGGCAAAGGAAAAAAAGACGGTTCAAACCATCGAGCCGATCCCCATTCAGTCCTCCTTGTTTGAACAGGACGCCTTTATATACAGCCATATTGACCGCGTTTCACTTCGCTCAAACCGGACCGGCCACGGGGTAGAAGTGGACCTGGCTGGATTTCCCTTCGTCGGCATTTGGTCCAGCTACAACAAAAAAAACGGCACGATGGCACCGTTTGTGTGTATCGAACCATGGTACGGCATCGCTGATACAGTTGATGCCAGCGGCAAGCTGGATGAAAAGCTGGGCATAAACGAGCTTGAACCAGGCGGCCGATTCGAAGCCAACTACACCATTTCATTTATATAAAAAAAACGATCTGGCTGGTCAACAGCCGGATTGTTTTTTATCGGCGAAGAAAATGAATGTTGAAATATTCTGCCGGATTTACGGATGAAACAGCAAGGCAGCTGCTGCCATAAGAACTTGTTGAAAATGATTCACCAGACCCGATTAAGGTTTTAAGGAAGATAAAAACAACCCGATTAAAAAGAGGAGCGGTCTTGCACAAGACCGCTCCTCTTTTTAACCTATTCTGTTTAGTCTTTTCTGCGTGCAGCCGCTTCGTCTTGGATT from Domibacillus sp. DTU_2020_1001157_1_SI_ALB_TIR_016 encodes:
- a CDS encoding aldose 1-epimerase family protein, encoding MIVLENELLTVHISPSGAEVRKVFHKKTGLDYMWSGDSQYWGRVSPVLFPIVGRLKRDRYALDSRSYRMPQHGFLRDVEFTVQDQEKEYAAFCFDPLDSFLDIYPFRFQVVIYYTLKEDSLNVRWEIKNEHQEKMYFSIGAHPAFNVPLQAEEKAEDYTLNFTPAAGRQVTQYELVNSMAKEKKTVQTIEPIPIQSSLFEQDAFIYSHIDRVSLRSNRTGHGVEVDLAGFPFVGIWSSYNKKNGTMAPFVCIEPWYGIADTVDASGKLDEKLGINELEPGGRFEANYTISFI
- a CDS encoding LLM class flavin-dependent oxidoreductase translates to MEIGISTFVETTPDVETGSVISHAERLRQVVEEIVLADQVGLDVFGVGEHHREDYAASSPAVVLAAAAPQTQKIRLTSAVTVLSSADPVRVFQDFATLDALSNGRAEIMAGRGSFIESFPLFGYDLKDYNELFDEKLDLLLNIRSAEKVTWQGKHRPAIQNLGIYPRPVQNPLPVWIGSGGNSESVVRAGLLGLPLVLAIIGGSPVQFAPLVELYKKAAVHAGHDPAVLPVASHSHGFLAQSTKEAADLFFPSTQAAMNKLGRERGWGPYNRASFDAARSFEGALYVGDPKTVAQKIIHLRKKVGITRFMLHVPVGTMPHDLVMNAIELLGREVAPVVREEIAQWEADGQPQ
- a CDS encoding PTS glucose transporter subunit IIA; its protein translation is MGFLSKLFGGKEEGNTAQNTGEIILVSPMSGDVISLEEVPDPVFSQKMMGDGIAVNPSEGKVVAPADAKVLNVFPTKHAIGLETAGGLELLIHVGLDTVNMKGEGFDVKVSEGDQVKKGDVLLTYSLELVREKAASTITPLIISNGDLVKQMEKHEHVKAVAGETPVMTVKIK
- a CDS encoding chromate transporter; this encodes MKQLFDIFLTFFKLSPITFGGGYALIPVIQREILEETCRHGFYS
- a CDS encoding agmatinase family protein, with amino-acid sequence MSETIYGNTPCFLGSQNLTAKNLLGEVDAVVYGVPWEGAVTWGDYTGCELGPKVMRLSSGRYSGYLPELDHIDVFEHVKLGDIGDVDVVPADVEETMNRITQFTDPLWKSGKFLIGLGGDHGVTFPIVRSLTNQGKKVGIIHLDAHYDNLPSHEGDPYARCSPFMRLYEQEGVRNESIIHTGIHGPRNKPESGRNARDAGALTITINDIREHPDLRALARRLHELASREVDCVYLSICSDVLDYAFNPGGPVDGNGLTSYELLTLVHEIAKQGIAGMDFVEVYPQQDPSQLSAHLSSTIVLYALAGHILNKQQSEGDGAVGENAQGQA